One Elusimicrobiota bacterium genomic region harbors:
- a CDS encoding type I restriction-modification enzyme R subunit C-terminal domain-containing protein — protein MGNKPEDKAREKIDELLKQSGWEIQDIKELNIHSSLGVAIREFPLKVGTADYLLFVAGIAIGVVEAKKEGTTLSGVAEQSAKYTTDLPDNLPHVKEPLPFAYESTGVETYFRDNRDPDPRSRRVYSFHRPEILKEIYEQSETLRTKLKKIPPLITQGLRNCQIVAIKTLEESFADDRPRALIQMATGSGKTYMAVSSVYRLIKHADAKRVLFLVDRNNLGRQTLKEFQQYITPDDGRKFTELYNVQHLSTNKIDKVSRVCITTIQRLYSMLRGEQNFDPELEEQSLYNMTTSNEISKDVVYNSEIPIETFDFIITDECHRSIYNLWRQVLEYFDAYIIGLTATPSKQTLGFFNQNLVTEYTHDRAVADGVNVGYEVYRIKTDITESGSKVEAGYYVDKRNKQTRKTRWEKLDEDMVYDAGQLDRDVVAQDQIRTIIRAFKENLFTEIFPGRTVVPKTLIFAKDDSHAEDIVHIIREEFGKGNDFCKKITYRTTGEKPEDLIAEFRNSYNPRIAVTVDMISTGTDIKPLECLLFMRDVKSRVYFEQMKGRGTRVIESTDFRAVTPDAFNKTHFVIVDAIGVCETDKTDSRPMERKKSIPFDKLLMDVALGNRDTDTLTTLAGRLAGLDREISEKDRTEIEKTAQGKTLKQIINTILDAIDPDKQTEKAKQKHKIAEPTKEQIKKATEELTKEACTIFDNPKFRNILIDIKKRSEQVIDTVSIDKVTFTGYDEQAKEKAKSIIDTFKKFIQDNKSEITALQMIYNKPYTSRHITYEQIKQLAEAIQKPPYNLTSEQLWSAYEKLEKSKVKKVGPHKLLTDIISLVRFTIGEKKILEPFEYTVAENFNNWLTEQEKTGRKFTPEQMDWLIMIKNYIATSFLIEESDFDNTPFFEKGGRIKAQKVFGKELKNIIQNMNIVLTE, from the coding sequence ATGGGAAATAAACCGGAAGACAAAGCAAGAGAGAAAATAGATGAACTTTTAAAACAGTCCGGATGGGAAATTCAGGACATAAAAGAACTGAATATTCATTCATCATTGGGTGTTGCCATCCGTGAATTTCCACTCAAGGTAGGGACAGCTGACTACCTTCTTTTTGTAGCCGGAATCGCTATCGGAGTAGTAGAAGCAAAAAAAGAAGGCACAACATTAAGCGGTGTTGCAGAACAATCTGCAAAATATACAACTGATTTGCCCGACAATCTACCTCATGTAAAAGAACCTTTGCCTTTTGCATATGAAAGCACCGGCGTAGAAACATATTTTAGGGACAACAGAGACCCCGACCCGCGTTCAAGACGGGTTTATAGTTTTCACAGACCCGAAATATTAAAAGAAATCTACGAACAATCAGAAACCCTAAGAACAAAACTAAAAAAAATACCGCCGCTAATCACCCAAGGATTAAGAAACTGTCAAATAGTAGCAATAAAAACACTTGAAGAATCTTTTGCAGACGACCGTCCTCGTGCTCTTATACAAATGGCAACCGGAAGCGGAAAAACATACATGGCAGTCAGTTCTGTTTACCGCTTAATAAAACACGCAGACGCAAAAAGAGTACTTTTCCTTGTTGACAGAAACAACTTAGGACGCCAAACACTAAAAGAGTTTCAGCAGTACATAACCCCCGATGACGGCAGAAAATTCACCGAACTTTATAATGTTCAACACTTAAGCACAAACAAAATAGACAAAGTCAGCCGCGTCTGTATTACCACAATACAAAGGCTTTACTCAATGCTCCGGGGTGAACAGAATTTTGATCCGGAATTAGAAGAGCAATCTCTTTACAATATGACCACAAGCAATGAAATTTCTAAAGATGTAGTATATAATTCCGAAATCCCGATAGAAACTTTCGACTTCATAATTACCGATGAATGTCACCGCTCAATATACAACCTCTGGAGACAGGTATTGGAATACTTTGACGCTTATATAATCGGACTTACCGCAACACCTTCTAAACAGACACTCGGTTTTTTTAATCAAAATCTTGTAACGGAATACACACACGATAGAGCAGTGGCAGACGGTGTAAACGTCGGCTATGAGGTCTACCGAATAAAAACGGATATAACCGAAAGCGGCAGCAAAGTAGAAGCCGGATACTATGTGGACAAAAGAAACAAGCAGACAAGAAAAACCCGTTGGGAAAAACTTGACGAAGATATGGTCTACGATGCCGGTCAGTTGGACAGGGATGTAGTCGCCCAAGACCAAATAAGAACCATAATCCGTGCCTTTAAAGAAAACCTCTTTACGGAAATATTTCCGGGAAGAACAGTTGTTCCTAAAACCCTGATATTTGCCAAAGATGACTCTCACGCCGAAGACATCGTTCACATAATAAGGGAAGAATTCGGCAAAGGCAACGACTTTTGCAAAAAAATAACCTATCGGACAACCGGCGAAAAGCCCGAAGACCTAATAGCAGAATTCCGAAACTCATACAATCCGCGTATAGCAGTAACCGTAGATATGATATCCACCGGAACGGACATAAAACCCCTTGAATGTCTTTTATTTATGCGGGATGTAAAATCAAGAGTATATTTTGAGCAGATGAAAGGCAGGGGCACAAGAGTAATAGAATCAACGGACTTCCGAGCTGTTACACCGGATGCATTCAATAAAACGCATTTTGTTATCGTAGACGCAATAGGTGTCTGCGAAACCGACAAAACCGATTCCCGCCCAATGGAAAGAAAAAAAAGCATACCGTTTGATAAACTCTTAATGGATGTCGCCTTAGGTAATCGTGACACAGACACCCTCACAACACTTGCCGGACGACTGGCAGGTTTAGACAGAGAAATCTCAGAAAAAGACAGGACAGAAATAGAAAAAACAGCACAAGGCAAAACACTTAAACAGATAATAAATACCATCTTGGATGCCATTGACCCGGACAAACAAACAGAAAAAGCAAAACAAAAACATAAAATAGCCGAACCTACAAAAGAACAGATAAAAAAAGCAACCGAAGAACTAACAAAAGAAGCGTGTACAATATTTGATAACCCGAAATTCAGAAATATACTTATTGATATAAAAAAGAGAAGCGAACAAGTAATAGATACAGTCAGTATAGATAAAGTAACTTTTACCGGCTATGATGAACAGGCAAAAGAAAAAGCAAAAAGCATAATTGATACATTCAAGAAATTTATACAGGACAACAAAAGTGAAATCACGGCATTGCAGATGATTTACAACAAACCCTACACAAGCAGGCATATAACTTATGAACAAATAAAGCAACTTGCAGAAGCGATACAAAAACCTCCATATAATTTAACATCGGAACAACTTTGGTCTGCTTATGAAAAATTGGAAAAGTCCAAAGTAAAGAAAGTGGGACCACATAAATTACTTACAGACATAATTTCCTTAGTCCGTTTCACAATAGGCGAAAAGAAAATCCTTGAACCGTTTGAATATACTGTTGCAGAAAACTTCAACAACTGGCTTACGGAACAGGAAAAAACAGGCAGGAAGTTCACACCGGAACAGATGGACTGGCTTATAATGATAAAAAATTACATAGCGACTTCATTCTTAATTGAAGAAAGCGATTTTGACAACACTCCCTTCTTTGAAAAAGGTGGAAGAATAAAGGCACAGAAGGTGTTTGGGAAAGAACTGAAAAATATAATTCAGAATATGAACATAGTATTAACAGAGTAG
- the glmS gene encoding glutamine--fructose-6-phosphate transaminase (isomerizing) codes for MCGIVGYIGDKIASDVIFSGLKRLEYRGYDSSGIATIENGKIKTTRAVGKIKNLETVIKQEKFSGTVGIGHIRWATHGRPSEENAHPHTDCSGKIVVVHNGIIENYRQLKQGLISEGHKFLSETDTEVIVHLIEKHYKGDLLSAVKTAVTHLKGAYALGVISQDNPDVLIGVRFDAPLVVGLCDNEYFIASDIPALLLNTKKFIFLEDGDIAELKKDGYKIYDKTGGVCERKINTIEWDSLMAEKAGYKHFMLKEINEQPQTIEDTFRGRIAVEDVSEFFNELKLNPELIRNINRVSIVACGTSYHAGLIGKFLFETIAGVSTETEIGSEYRYRDLIIDDKTLVLAISQSGETADTIAPLRESKKFHSKTLAICNVMGSTITRDSQATIYTRCGPEIGVASTKAFTGQLTAIYLLALYFGIVRGKITKDYAVKFIDSLIKIPRDITNILNREQEIKTIAKKFFKKSHFLYLGRGLNYPIALEGALKLKEISYIHAEGYPAGEMKHGPIALIDENMPVVCIATHGKVYEKILSNIEEVKAREGIVIAIATEGDELIKGKSDHVFYVPKTDELLYPILTVIPLQLLAYYIGILRGCDVDQPRNLAKSVTVE; via the coding sequence ATGTGCGGAATAGTCGGATATATCGGTGATAAAATTGCCTCAGACGTAATCTTCAGCGGATTAAAACGTCTTGAATACCGCGGTTACGATTCATCCGGCATTGCTACAATCGAAAACGGAAAAATAAAAACCACCCGCGCAGTCGGCAAAATAAAAAACCTTGAAACAGTTATCAAACAAGAAAAGTTTTCAGGCACAGTAGGCATCGGTCATATCCGCTGGGCGACCCACGGCAGACCTTCCGAAGAAAACGCACATCCCCATACTGACTGTTCCGGTAAAATAGTAGTTGTCCATAACGGTATTATTGAAAATTACAGGCAGCTGAAACAGGGACTTATTTCCGAAGGTCACAAATTCCTGTCCGAAACAGACACAGAAGTAATTGTCCATTTAATAGAAAAACATTACAAAGGCGACCTCTTGTCAGCAGTAAAAACAGCAGTTACCCATCTTAAAGGTGCATATGCACTTGGCGTAATTTCACAGGATAATCCCGATGTTCTGATTGGCGTCCGTTTTGACGCACCATTAGTCGTCGGTCTATGTGATAATGAATATTTTATCGCATCAGATATCCCTGCACTGCTTTTAAATACCAAAAAGTTTATATTTCTTGAAGATGGCGATATTGCAGAATTAAAGAAAGACGGTTATAAGATTTATGATAAAACAGGCGGAGTTTGCGAGCGGAAAATAAATACAATCGAATGGGACTCCTTAATGGCTGAAAAAGCCGGCTACAAGCATTTTATGCTCAAAGAGATTAACGAGCAGCCCCAGACAATAGAAGATACATTTCGCGGCAGGATAGCTGTTGAAGATGTAAGCGAGTTTTTTAACGAGCTGAAACTAAACCCGGAACTGATACGTAATATAAATCGTGTTTCCATAGTTGCCTGCGGAACATCATACCACGCCGGCTTAATCGGTAAATTCTTATTTGAAACAATTGCAGGAGTATCAACAGAAACAGAAATCGGTTCCGAATACAGGTATCGCGATTTAATCATAGATGATAAAACACTCGTCCTGGCAATAAGCCAGTCCGGGGAGACAGCAGATACAATCGCTCCCTTAAGGGAAAGTAAAAAATTCCATTCAAAAACGCTCGCAATATGTAACGTAATGGGTTCAACAATCACCCGCGATTCACAAGCTACTATTTACACAAGATGCGGTCCCGAAATCGGAGTTGCATCCACAAAAGCGTTTACAGGACAACTCACAGCAATTTATCTTTTGGCGTTATATTTTGGTATAGTCAGGGGAAAAATAACAAAAGATTATGCAGTAAAGTTTATCGATTCACTGATTAAAATCCCGCGAGATATAACCAATATATTAAACAGGGAACAGGAAATAAAAACAATCGCAAAAAAATTCTTTAAAAAATCGCATTTTCTTTACCTGGGCAGGGGACTTAACTACCCTATCGCCCTTGAGGGTGCCCTTAAACTTAAAGAAATTTCATACATCCACGCCGAAGGTTACCCTGCCGGCGAAATGAAACACGGACCAATCGCTTTAATTGATGAAAACATGCCTGTCGTCTGCATTGCAACACATGGTAAAGTATACGAAAAAATCCTTTCAAACATTGAAGAAGTCAAAGCCCGTGAAGGAATAGTCATAGCAATCGCCACAGAAGGCGACGAGCTGATAAAAGGAAAATCCGACCACGTTTTCTACGTCCCCAAAACCGACGAATTGTTATATCCCATCCTAACCGTTATCCCGCTCCAGCTCTTAGCATATTATATAGGTATTCTACGCGGCTGTGACGTAGACCAACCCCGAAACCTAGCCAAATCCGTCACAGTTGAGTAG
- a CDS encoding pyridoxine 5'-phosphate synthase has protein sequence MVKLGVNIDHIASIRNLRKGCFPDPVYAAKIVGKAGADGITFHLREDRRHITDEDVKRLRKEIKTKLNLEMSIAPDIVKFAKKIGPDDVCLVPEKRQELTTEGGLDVVSNKKMIGRVVEELKNKKICVSIFIDPDFRQIDAAKDIDADFVELHTGSYANAPNEVKRRKELKKIQNASKYVLQLGLGLNAGHGLDYENVKDIAKIKGMNELNIGYSIICRSVFVGLSNAVKEMKSLIDSVS, from the coding sequence ATGGTAAAACTCGGAGTAAACATCGACCACATCGCTTCAATAAGAAATTTAAGGAAAGGCTGCTTTCCTGACCCGGTTTATGCTGCAAAAATCGTAGGTAAAGCGGGTGCCGACGGCATAACCTTTCACCTGCGGGAAGACAGGAGACATATAACTGATGAAGATGTTAAAAGATTAAGAAAAGAAATAAAAACAAAACTGAACCTCGAAATGTCAATTGCTCCCGATATTGTAAAGTTTGCGAAGAAGATAGGACCTGATGATGTATGTCTTGTCCCTGAAAAAAGACAGGAATTAACGACAGAAGGCGGTTTGGATGTTGTTTCAAATAAAAAAATGATAGGAAGAGTAGTGGAAGAATTAAAAAACAAAAAAATATGCGTCAGTATTTTTATCGACCCTGATTTCCGCCAGATTGACGCAGCAAAAGATATTGATGCTGATTTTGTCGAGCTTCACACCGGTTCCTACGCTAATGCGCCGAACGAAGTTAAAAGAAGAAAAGAACTAAAGAAAATCCAAAACGCATCAAAATATGTTTTACAGCTTGGATTAGGTCTCAACGCCGGTCACGGACTTGATTATGAAAATGTTAAAGATATAGCCAAAATAAAAGGAATGAACGAGTTAAACATAGGTTATTCCATAATATGCCGTTCAGTTTTTGTAGGCTTATCCAACGCAGTAAAAGAAATGAAATCTTTAATAGACTCAGTATCATAA
- a CDS encoding BRO family protein: protein MLSNLAIFENFKIRRLYDEKTETWYFSVVDIIAVLTEQHEHKKAQSYWTTLKNRLKEEGSEVVTKCDQLKMEASDGKKYITDVANPETLLRLIQSVPSPKAEPIKMWLAKVGYERMQEMADPEKSLNRARENWQKHGRSGKWIQQRMMGQETRNKLTDYWSKHEVTKEEEYAILTNIIHQEWSDVTVNEHKKVKGLKTQNLRDHMTEAELIFTALAELSTRQIAETMIAKGMTENKIAGKKGGGIAKKARLELEEKTGKKVISKENYLPLKKDKAIEGHKNKK from the coding sequence ATGTTGAGTAATTTAGCAATCTTTGAAAATTTCAAAATCCGTCGGCTTTATGATGAAAAAACTGAAACATGGTATTTCTCTGTTGTGGACATTATTGCTGTTTTAACGGAACAGCATGAACATAAGAAAGCTCAAAGTTATTGGACGACATTGAAAAACCGATTAAAAGAAGAAGGAAGTGAGGTCGTCACAAAATGTGACCAACTGAAAATGGAAGCGTCTGACGGGAAGAAATATATTACTGATGTTGCCAATCCTGAAACACTTTTACGTCTTATCCAGTCCGTTCCAAGTCCAAAAGCAGAACCAATAAAAATGTGGTTAGCTAAAGTTGGCTATGAAAGAATGCAGGAAATGGCAGACCCTGAAAAGTCGTTAAACAGAGCCAGAGAAAACTGGCAGAAACACGGAAGAAGCGGGAAGTGGATACAACAACGAATGATGGGGCAGGAAACACGAAATAAATTAACTGACTACTGGAGCAAGCACGAAGTAACCAAAGAAGAAGAGTACGCGATACTTACTAACATAATACATCAGGAATGGTCAGATGTTACAGTAAATGAACACAAAAAAGTCAAAGGTTTAAAGACGCAAAACTTAAGGGACCATATGACCGAAGCAGAACTTATTTTTACCGCTTTAGCAGAATTATCTACCAGACAAATAGCCGAAACAATGATTGCCAAAGGCATGACAGAAAACAAAATAGCCGGTAAAAAAGGCGGTGGCATTGCCAAGAAAGCAAGATTAGAATTGGAAGAAAAAACCGGCAAAAAAGTAATATCTAAAGAAAACTATTTACCTTTAAAAAAGGATAAAGCGATAGAGGGACATAAAAATAAAAAATAA
- a CDS encoding FlgO family outer membrane protein: MRLFKIFFLIIFTFLFFFNTINADPLKDLSRKLEKSFSDQPNKKVAVLSLPYPDGALSSGSTIVQERLTTFLVESKKVEVIERNLLKKVLEEMKLEMSGITDIKTTQEIGKLLGVNAIITGTLNDISSSKTEVNARVIQTETGKILAAGQAVIKKTWTDAPVKPSGTTTVPTTSTTTTPNNFLGKPLVQIAILLDTSNSMDGLINQTKSQLWKIVNELSSAEKGGDNPILQVALYEYGNAGLSAGEGYIRQVLPFTTDLDKISESLFALKTNGGQEYCGAVIRDAVNGLKWDNHSDVYKSIFIAGNEPFTQGTVDFRESVTSAAGKGIIVNTIFCGRYQEGIATQWKAGAETGNGEYMNIDQEAQIVSIKAPQDDEIQKLGKEINKTNIPYGTEGQKAKEMQVTQDRMAESYAGAGAPTQRALFKASSQYSNASWDVVSEVESKRLKVEDIKKEDLPKELQSMTRKELSDYIQKKIIEKKEIQKKITELSEARRKYITQKEKETVKGNNTQTLDQAMLKAIHTQAAKKDFKFKD; this comes from the coding sequence ATGCGACTTTTTAAAATATTTTTTTTAATTATTTTTACTTTTTTATTCTTTTTCAACACCATTAACGCTGACCCCCTTAAAGATTTATCTCGAAAACTTGAAAAAAGCTTTTCTGACCAACCCAACAAAAAAGTAGCAGTCTTAAGCCTCCCTTATCCGGACGGTGCTTTAAGCAGCGGCTCAACTATTGTCCAGGAACGTCTAACCACGTTTCTTGTTGAAAGTAAAAAAGTTGAAGTTATTGAAAGAAACCTGCTTAAGAAAGTTTTAGAAGAGATGAAGCTGGAAATGAGCGGAATAACAGATATCAAGACAACTCAGGAAATAGGTAAACTGCTCGGCGTTAATGCGATTATAACAGGAACATTGAACGATATCAGCAGCAGTAAAACAGAAGTCAATGCGCGAGTTATCCAGACCGAAACCGGTAAAATCCTTGCAGCAGGTCAGGCAGTTATAAAAAAAACATGGACCGATGCACCTGTCAAGCCATCGGGTACAACAACTGTTCCTACTACATCAACAACCACAACACCAAATAATTTTCTTGGAAAACCGCTGGTTCAAATTGCTATTCTTTTAGATACAAGTAATAGTATGGACGGGCTTATTAACCAGACAAAAAGCCAACTCTGGAAAATAGTCAACGAATTATCTTCAGCTGAAAAAGGTGGGGACAACCCGATACTTCAAGTAGCTCTTTATGAATACGGTAACGCCGGTTTAAGTGCCGGAGAAGGATATATCCGCCAGGTACTTCCTTTTACTACCGATTTAGATAAAATTTCCGAAAGCCTTTTTGCTTTAAAAACCAACGGCGGACAGGAATATTGCGGGGCTGTTATAAGGGATGCAGTTAACGGGCTTAAATGGGACAATCACTCGGACGTTTATAAATCAATTTTTATCGCCGGCAATGAACCTTTTACTCAGGGTACTGTTGATTTCAGAGAATCTGTTACATCAGCAGCCGGAAAGGGAATTATTGTAAATACTATTTTTTGCGGCAGATACCAGGAAGGTATCGCAACACAATGGAAAGCAGGTGCTGAAACCGGCAATGGTGAATATATGAACATTGACCAGGAAGCACAGATAGTTTCCATAAAAGCCCCGCAGGATGACGAAATACAGAAATTAGGCAAAGAAATAAATAAAACAAATATCCCATACGGAACTGAAGGACAAAAAGCAAAAGAGATGCAAGTTACACAGGATAGAATGGCGGAATCGTATGCCGGCGCGGGCGCACCGACCCAGCGTGCTTTATTCAAAGCAAGTTCACAATACAGCAATGCCTCATGGGACGTAGTCAGCGAAGTTGAAAGCAAGAGATTGAAAGTAGAAGATATAAAAAAAGAAGACCTTCCTAAAGAGCTACAATCAATGACCCGGAAGGAACTAAGCGATTACATCCAGAAAAAAATCATCGAGAAAAAAGAAATCCAAAAGAAAATCACTGAATTAAGCGAAGCCCGCAGAAAATATATAACCCAAAAAGAAAAAGAGACAGTAAAGGGTAATAATACCCAAACTCTAGACCAAGCAATGCTAAAAGCAATCCACACCCAAGCCGCTAAAAAAGATTTCAAGTTCAAAGATTAA